A genomic window from Populus alba chromosome 19, ASM523922v2, whole genome shotgun sequence includes:
- the LOC118046781 gene encoding uncharacterized protein isoform X2 — MFSSSSFPALFFLSFYVGFYIYILAFMLQQYNTSRTELPLHDQQQFLTLRLHTFPVNLMAYIPPHKRHSKDVTRAPPIPETPHPQFQRKMNLRASTSRKDKSGKIVYAEHAISKWFAVGLDDDELFPPYIHLEPISLECVERKIGEKPLVLVNSIVTEEDSKPERNGSRSPWEIIAENVQQELLSSFEILKNEMDDQGSEKVKPTLVARLGKFLFHGSHSMGLESVNKIQVEEAILRQLRRSLHTDIPSSYMENIIDGVVPAIGVDFEEEKEVYTVKLSDNTRPDATVLCRCIVLENKKLQLYKVELNQVRQMVIDVSCLDKNLDLRLMLYTSRILTSLTDEEMNSLKDLINSAVLDSDMKGGLRWPLGEEASSGGRYSVIGVWHTVTKAYESSSFRLKLRDGDAYDFRTGIGETPREIYLKLKRIVTEMQLHLLNYEGTGS, encoded by the exons atgttTTCCTCCAGTTCTTTTCCCgctttattctttctttctttctatgtgGGGTTCTATATATACATTCTCGCATTTATGTTGCAACAATATAATACCTCCAGAACGGAGCTACCGTTGCACGATCAACAACAGTTTTTAACTCTCAG GCTACATACGTTTCCTGTAAATTTGATGGCTTACATTCCTCCACACAAGCGGCATTCCAAGGATGTGACAAGGGCACCCCCAATTCCAGAGACACCGCACCctcaatttcaaagaaaaatgaatttgagGGCATCCACTTCTCGTAAAGATAAGAGTGGAAAGATTGTTTATGCAGAGCATGCCATATCTAAATGGTTTGCTGTTGGCTTGGACGATGATGAACTGTTTCCTCCTTACATCCACCTCGAGCCGATTTCCCTGGAATGTGTTGAGCGTAAAATTGGAGAAAAGCCTCTAGTCTTGGTCAATAGCATTGTAACTGAAG AGGATAGCAAACCGGAAAGGAATGGATCCAGAAGTCCATGGGAAATTATAGCGGAAAACGTACAGCAAGAACTACTCTCTTCTTTCGAAATTTTGAAGAATGAAATGGATGATCAGGGTTCTGAAAAAGTAAAGCCAACATTGGTTGCTCGATTGGgaaaatttctttttcatgg GAGCCATTCAATGGGACTAGAAAGTGTCAATAAAATTCAGGTTGAAGAAGCCATTTTGAGACAACTCAGAAGATCATTGCATACAGATATTCCTTCTTCTTATATGGAAAATATTATAGATGGAGTGGTCCCAGCGATTGGAGTTGATTTTGAAGAGGAGAAAGAGGTTTACACTGTAAAG TTGTCTGATAATACACGGCCAGATGCAACTGTTTTATGCAGATGTATTGtgctggaaaataaaaaacttcaacTCTACAAG GTTGAGCTAAACCAAGTGCGTCAGATGGTCATAGATGTATCATGTCTTGATAAGAATCTGGACCTCAGGCTAATGCTTTACACCAGCAGGATCTTAACATCTCTAACT GATGAGGAGATGAATAGCCTTAAAGATCTGATCAATTCTGCAGTTCTAGATTCAGATATGAAGGGTGGATTAAGATGGCCCCTGGGGGAGGAGGCATCTTCTGGTGGAAGATATAGTGTCATTGGGGTTTGGCACACAGTAACCAAAGCCTATGAAAGTTCATCATTTAGGCTGAAATTAAGAGATGGCGATGCATACGATTTTAGGACTGGAATTGGGGAAACTCCTAGAGAGATTTATCTGAAGTTGAAAAGAATTGTTACAGAAATGCAG CTGCATTTGTTGAATTATGAAGGAACGGGGAGCTGA
- the LOC118046781 gene encoding uncharacterized protein isoform X3 yields MAYIPPHKRHSKDVTRAPPIPETPHPQFQRKMNLRASTSRKDKSGKIVYAEHAISKWFAVGLDDDELFPPYIHLEPISLECVERKIGEKPLVLVNSIVTEEDSKPERNGSRSPWEIIAENVQQELLSSFEILKNEMDDQGSEKVKPTLVARLGKFLFHGSHSMGLESVNKIQVEEAILRQLRRSLHTDIPSSYMENIIDGVVPAIGVDFEEEKEVYTVKLSDNTRPDATVLCRCIVLENKKLQLYKVELNQVRQMVIDVSCLDKNLDLRLMLYTSRILTSLTDEEMNSLKDLINSAVLDSDMKGGLRWPLGEEASSGGRYSVIGVWHTVTKAYESSSFRLKLRDGDAYDFRTGIGETPREIYLKLKRIVTEMQERGAESDSISKMLEDSLKLIWDKFLCCERFLT; encoded by the exons ATGGCTTACATTCCTCCACACAAGCGGCATTCCAAGGATGTGACAAGGGCACCCCCAATTCCAGAGACACCGCACCctcaatttcaaagaaaaatgaatttgagGGCATCCACTTCTCGTAAAGATAAGAGTGGAAAGATTGTTTATGCAGAGCATGCCATATCTAAATGGTTTGCTGTTGGCTTGGACGATGATGAACTGTTTCCTCCTTACATCCACCTCGAGCCGATTTCCCTGGAATGTGTTGAGCGTAAAATTGGAGAAAAGCCTCTAGTCTTGGTCAATAGCATTGTAACTGAAG AGGATAGCAAACCGGAAAGGAATGGATCCAGAAGTCCATGGGAAATTATAGCGGAAAACGTACAGCAAGAACTACTCTCTTCTTTCGAAATTTTGAAGAATGAAATGGATGATCAGGGTTCTGAAAAAGTAAAGCCAACATTGGTTGCTCGATTGGgaaaatttctttttcatgg GAGCCATTCAATGGGACTAGAAAGTGTCAATAAAATTCAGGTTGAAGAAGCCATTTTGAGACAACTCAGAAGATCATTGCATACAGATATTCCTTCTTCTTATATGGAAAATATTATAGATGGAGTGGTCCCAGCGATTGGAGTTGATTTTGAAGAGGAGAAAGAGGTTTACACTGTAAAG TTGTCTGATAATACACGGCCAGATGCAACTGTTTTATGCAGATGTATTGtgctggaaaataaaaaacttcaacTCTACAAG GTTGAGCTAAACCAAGTGCGTCAGATGGTCATAGATGTATCATGTCTTGATAAGAATCTGGACCTCAGGCTAATGCTTTACACCAGCAGGATCTTAACATCTCTAACT GATGAGGAGATGAATAGCCTTAAAGATCTGATCAATTCTGCAGTTCTAGATTCAGATATGAAGGGTGGATTAAGATGGCCCCTGGGGGAGGAGGCATCTTCTGGTGGAAGATATAGTGTCATTGGGGTTTGGCACACAGTAACCAAAGCCTATGAAAGTTCATCATTTAGGCTGAAATTAAGAGATGGCGATGCATACGATTTTAGGACTGGAATTGGGGAAACTCCTAGAGAGATTTATCTGAAGTTGAAAAGAATTGTTACAGAAATGCAG GAACGGGGAGCTGAAAGTGATTCAATCTCCAAAATGCTCGAGGACAGCTTAAAATTGATATGGGACAAGTTCTTATGCTGCGAACGGTTTCTAACATGA
- the LOC118046781 gene encoding uncharacterized protein isoform X1, which translates to MFSSSSFPALFFLSFYVGFYIYILAFMLQQYNTSRTELPLHDQQQFLTLRLHTFPVNLMAYIPPHKRHSKDVTRAPPIPETPHPQFQRKMNLRASTSRKDKSGKIVYAEHAISKWFAVGLDDDELFPPYIHLEPISLECVERKIGEKPLVLVNSIVTEEDSKPERNGSRSPWEIIAENVQQELLSSFEILKNEMDDQGSEKVKPTLVARLGKFLFHGSHSMGLESVNKIQVEEAILRQLRRSLHTDIPSSYMENIIDGVVPAIGVDFEEEKEVYTVKLSDNTRPDATVLCRCIVLENKKLQLYKVELNQVRQMVIDVSCLDKNLDLRLMLYTSRILTSLTDEEMNSLKDLINSAVLDSDMKGGLRWPLGEEASSGGRYSVIGVWHTVTKAYESSSFRLKLRDGDAYDFRTGIGETPREIYLKLKRIVTEMQERGAESDSISKMLEDSLKLIWDKFLCCERFLT; encoded by the exons atgttTTCCTCCAGTTCTTTTCCCgctttattctttctttctttctatgtgGGGTTCTATATATACATTCTCGCATTTATGTTGCAACAATATAATACCTCCAGAACGGAGCTACCGTTGCACGATCAACAACAGTTTTTAACTCTCAG GCTACATACGTTTCCTGTAAATTTGATGGCTTACATTCCTCCACACAAGCGGCATTCCAAGGATGTGACAAGGGCACCCCCAATTCCAGAGACACCGCACCctcaatttcaaagaaaaatgaatttgagGGCATCCACTTCTCGTAAAGATAAGAGTGGAAAGATTGTTTATGCAGAGCATGCCATATCTAAATGGTTTGCTGTTGGCTTGGACGATGATGAACTGTTTCCTCCTTACATCCACCTCGAGCCGATTTCCCTGGAATGTGTTGAGCGTAAAATTGGAGAAAAGCCTCTAGTCTTGGTCAATAGCATTGTAACTGAAG AGGATAGCAAACCGGAAAGGAATGGATCCAGAAGTCCATGGGAAATTATAGCGGAAAACGTACAGCAAGAACTACTCTCTTCTTTCGAAATTTTGAAGAATGAAATGGATGATCAGGGTTCTGAAAAAGTAAAGCCAACATTGGTTGCTCGATTGGgaaaatttctttttcatgg GAGCCATTCAATGGGACTAGAAAGTGTCAATAAAATTCAGGTTGAAGAAGCCATTTTGAGACAACTCAGAAGATCATTGCATACAGATATTCCTTCTTCTTATATGGAAAATATTATAGATGGAGTGGTCCCAGCGATTGGAGTTGATTTTGAAGAGGAGAAAGAGGTTTACACTGTAAAG TTGTCTGATAATACACGGCCAGATGCAACTGTTTTATGCAGATGTATTGtgctggaaaataaaaaacttcaacTCTACAAG GTTGAGCTAAACCAAGTGCGTCAGATGGTCATAGATGTATCATGTCTTGATAAGAATCTGGACCTCAGGCTAATGCTTTACACCAGCAGGATCTTAACATCTCTAACT GATGAGGAGATGAATAGCCTTAAAGATCTGATCAATTCTGCAGTTCTAGATTCAGATATGAAGGGTGGATTAAGATGGCCCCTGGGGGAGGAGGCATCTTCTGGTGGAAGATATAGTGTCATTGGGGTTTGGCACACAGTAACCAAAGCCTATGAAAGTTCATCATTTAGGCTGAAATTAAGAGATGGCGATGCATACGATTTTAGGACTGGAATTGGGGAAACTCCTAGAGAGATTTATCTGAAGTTGAAAAGAATTGTTACAGAAATGCAG GAACGGGGAGCTGAAAGTGATTCAATCTCCAAAATGCTCGAGGACAGCTTAAAATTGATATGGGACAAGTTCTTATGCTGCGAACGGTTTCTAACATGA
- the LOC140955040 gene encoding uncharacterized mitochondrial protein AtMg00810 gives MKRYGFVQSNADHTLFLKHRQKRVTALIVYVDDMIITGDDTEEMSKLQEQLSAEFEMKNLGGLKYFLGIEVARSQKGIFLSQRKYVLDLLSEVGLLECKPADTPIIQNHRLTEHTDQVPTDKG, from the coding sequence ATGAAAAGGTATGGGTTTGTTCAAAGCAATGCAGACCACACCCTCTTCCTGAAGCATCGACAAAAGAGGGTGACAGCCTTAATCGtctatgtagatgatatgattatCACCGGGGATGACACTGAAGAAATGTCAAAATTACAAGAGCAATTATCAGCtgaatttgagatgaagaatCTGGGTGGACTTAAATATTTCTTGGGAATAGAGGTGGCAAGGTCACAGAAGGGTATATTCTTGTCCCAAAGAAAGTATGTGCTAGATCTACTGTCTGAGGTGGGGTTATTAGAGTGCAAACCAGCAGATACTCCCATCATTCAAAATCATAGACTCACTGAACACACAGATCAAGTACCAACGGATAAAGGATGA